The Geobacillus stearothermophilus ATCC 12980 genome contains a region encoding:
- the ctaD gene encoding cytochrome c oxidase subunit I: MSTITRKKGVGAVLWDYLTTVDHKKIAHLYLIAGGFFFLLGGLEALFIRIQLAKPNNDFLVGGLYNQVLTMHGTTMIFLAAMPLVFAFMNAVVPLQIGARDVAFPFLNALGFWLFFFGGLFLNCSWFLGGAPDAGWTSYASLALDSKAHHGVDFYTLGLQISGIGTLIGGINFLVTIINMRAPGMTFMRMPMFTWATFVTSALILFAFPPLTVALIFMMMDRLFGGNFFNPAAGGNTIIWEHLFWVFGHPEVYILVLPAFGIFSEIFATFSRKRLFGYSSMVFATVLIAFLGFMVWAHHMFTVGMGPIANAIFSVATMTIAVPTGVKIFNWLFTMWGGSIKFTTPMHYAVAFIPSFVMGGVTGVMLASAAADYQYHDSYFVVAHFHYVIVGGVVFALLAGTHYWWPKMFGRMLNETLGKMTFWLFFIGFHLTFFIQHFLGLMGMPRRVFTYLPNQGWETGNLISTVGAFFMAAATVILLINIVITTVKGEKAAGDAWGDGRTLEWAIASPPPVYNFAQTPLVRGLDAFWLEKMEGKKELTPAEPLGDIHMPNSSFLPFVISFGLFVAAFGFTYHNDAGWGLPVGILGLLITLGSMLLRSVIDDHGFHIHKEEVLELEKKGANA; this comes from the coding sequence GTGAGTACGATCACTCGCAAAAAGGGTGTCGGCGCCGTTTTATGGGATTACTTGACAACAGTCGATCATAAAAAAATCGCCCATCTGTATCTAATCGCCGGAGGATTTTTCTTCCTGCTTGGCGGTCTTGAGGCGCTGTTCATCCGCATTCAGCTCGCGAAGCCGAACAACGATTTCCTTGTCGGCGGCTTGTATAACCAAGTGCTGACGATGCATGGAACGACGATGATTTTCTTGGCTGCGATGCCGCTTGTTTTCGCCTTTATGAACGCAGTCGTGCCGCTGCAGATCGGCGCGCGCGACGTTGCGTTCCCGTTCTTGAACGCGCTCGGATTTTGGCTCTTTTTCTTCGGCGGCCTGTTTTTAAACTGTTCGTGGTTTTTAGGAGGCGCGCCGGACGCCGGTTGGACGTCGTACGCATCGCTAGCGCTCGATTCGAAAGCGCACCACGGTGTCGACTTTTACACGCTCGGATTGCAAATTTCCGGTATTGGAACGTTGATAGGCGGGATTAACTTCCTTGTCACGATCATCAACATGCGCGCTCCGGGCATGACGTTTATGCGCATGCCGATGTTCACATGGGCGACGTTTGTAACGTCGGCGCTTATCTTGTTTGCATTCCCGCCGCTGACGGTTGCTTTGATTTTCATGATGATGGACCGGTTGTTTGGCGGCAACTTCTTTAACCCCGCTGCCGGTGGTAATACGATTATCTGGGAGCACTTATTCTGGGTGTTTGGACATCCGGAAGTTTACATTCTTGTTTTGCCGGCATTCGGTATTTTCTCGGAAATTTTCGCGACGTTCTCGCGCAAACGCCTATTCGGTTATTCGTCAATGGTGTTTGCGACCGTGCTCATCGCGTTCTTAGGCTTCATGGTGTGGGCGCACCATATGTTCACCGTCGGGATGGGACCGATTGCGAACGCCATCTTTTCTGTCGCAACGATGACGATTGCGGTGCCGACCGGGGTGAAAATTTTTAACTGGCTGTTTACGATGTGGGGCGGAAGCATCAAATTTACGACGCCAATGCATTATGCGGTGGCGTTTATTCCGTCGTTCGTCATGGGCGGGGTGACCGGGGTCATGTTGGCGTCGGCGGCGGCGGATTATCAATACCATGACAGCTATTTTGTTGTTGCGCACTTCCATTACGTCATTGTCGGTGGGGTTGTGTTCGCTTTGCTTGCCGGCACGCATTATTGGTGGCCGAAAATGTTTGGCCGCATGCTGAATGAAACGCTCGGCAAAATGACGTTCTGGCTGTTCTTTATCGGTTTCCATTTGACATTCTTTATCCAGCACTTCCTCGGCTTGATGGGGATGCCGCGCCGCGTCTTTACGTATTTGCCGAACCAAGGATGGGAAACCGGCAACTTGATCAGCACGGTTGGGGCATTCTTTATGGCAGCCGCGACGGTTATTTTACTTATTAACATTGTGATTACGACGGTAAAAGGCGAAAAAGCGGCGGGGGATGCATGGGGCGACGGCCGCACGCTCGAATGGGCGATCGCTTCGCCGCCGCCGGTGTACAACTTCGCTCAAACGCCGCTCGTCCGCGGGCTTGATGCTTTCTGGCTCGAAAAAATGGAAGGCAAAAAAGAATTGACGCCGGCTGAACCGCTTGGTGACATTCATATGCCCAATTCGTCGTTCTTGCCGTTTGTCATTTCGTTTGGACTGTTTGTTGCAGCATTCGGCTTTACGTACCATAATGACGCCGGATGGGGCTTGCCGGTCGGCATTCTCGGCCTGCTGATCACACTCGGTTCGATGTTGCTGCGTTCGGTGATCGATGACCATGGCTTCCATATCCATAAAGAAGAAGTGCTTGAGCTTGAGAAGAAGGGGGCGAACGCCTGA
- the ctaE gene encoding cytochrome c oxidase subunit III, which yields MHAEEKLTAETFPAAPERATLEGKNKFLGFWLFLGGETVLFASLFATYLALKDKTNGGPSAEELFQMPIVFMATMLLLTSSLTSVYAIYHMKNFDFKKMQLWFGITVLLGAGFLGLEIYEFNEYVHEGHKFTTSAFASAFYTLVGTHGAHVAFGLLWILTLMIRNAKRGLNLYNAPKFYVASLYWHFIDVVWVFIFTVVYLMGMVG from the coding sequence ATGCATGCGGAAGAAAAACTGACAGCCGAGACGTTTCCGGCGGCGCCGGAACGCGCCACCCTTGAAGGGAAAAACAAGTTTCTCGGTTTTTGGCTGTTTTTAGGCGGAGAGACGGTGCTGTTCGCCTCTCTCTTTGCCACCTATTTGGCGCTCAAAGACAAAACGAACGGCGGCCCTTCGGCAGAGGAGCTGTTCCAAATGCCGATCGTATTTATGGCGACCATGCTGCTGCTAACCAGCAGCTTGACGAGCGTGTATGCCATTTATCATATGAAAAACTTTGATTTTAAAAAGATGCAGCTCTGGTTTGGCATTACCGTTTTGCTTGGCGCCGGCTTTTTGGGCTTGGAAATTTACGAGTTCAATGAATATGTGCATGAAGGCCATAAGTTTACGACGAGCGCCTTCGCGTCCGCCTTTTACACGCTCGTCGGCACGCACGGCGCCCACGTTGCGTTTGGATTGCTTTGGATTTTAACATTGATGATTCGCAATGCCAAGCGCGGGTTAAACTTATATAATGCCCCGAAGTTTTACGTCGCGAGCCTTTATTGGCACTTTATCGACGTCGTCTGGGTGTTCATTTTTACCGTCGTATATTTAATGGGAATGGTGGGGTGA
- the ctaF gene encoding cytochrome c oxidase subunit IVB, which yields MANQTNSGNERVDLAYRRRKNAEEMRHQLIAFVLMILLTLIAFAAVGYEEFSHWFVVPFILLLAAVQVAFQLYYFMHMSHKGHEFPAMFIYGGVAVMLLLVWAFTTVIWW from the coding sequence ATGGCGAACCAAACGAACTCCGGAAATGAACGCGTCGATTTGGCATACCGTCGCCGCAAAAATGCGGAAGAGATGCGCCATCAACTGATTGCATTCGTTTTGATGATTTTGTTGACGCTCATTGCCTTCGCCGCCGTTGGTTACGAAGAGTTTTCCCATTGGTTTGTCGTTCCGTTTATTTTGTTGCTTGCCGCTGTGCAAGTGGCGTTCCAGCTTTATTATTTCATGCATATGAGCCATAAAGGCCACGAATTCCCGGCGATGTTTATTTACGGCGGTGTGGCGGTTATGCTTCTACTTGTTTGGGCGTTTACAACAGTTATTTGGTGGTAA